One genomic window of Spartobacteria bacterium includes the following:
- a CDS encoding phosphatidylserine decarboxylase family protein encodes MRIPIVKDGWPWIIVPLIIGAVLVWSGVALSGTARSLMLAAGFLGLAVSLFMLYFHRDPVRVSPDGDELIVAGADGVIRRVEYMKEDNYLKQDAVRISIYLNPFNVHTNRTSIRGKVTALAYTPGKHLLTILNEASEHNEHSTIFVENEKISCVMCQIVGPIVRRVVYWLKEEQLVDKGEVIGMMKFGSRLDTYLPADKVNVCVKAGEKVQAGLTVIAQMKK; translated from the coding sequence ATGAGAATACCCATAGTAAAAGATGGCTGGCCATGGATCATTGTTCCATTGATTATTGGTGCAGTCCTTGTCTGGTCCGGCGTCGCACTGTCCGGCACAGCGCGCAGCCTCATGCTGGCTGCGGGATTTCTGGGTCTTGCCGTGTCCCTGTTTATGCTTTATTTCCACCGTGATCCTGTGCGCGTCTCCCCTGACGGAGATGAACTCATCGTCGCCGGTGCCGATGGTGTAATTCGACGCGTCGAATATATGAAAGAGGACAATTATCTGAAACAGGATGCGGTTCGTATCAGCATTTATTTGAATCCATTCAATGTACATACCAACAGAACATCTATCCGCGGCAAAGTTACGGCTCTGGCATATACACCCGGGAAACATTTATTGACCATCCTTAATGAGGCTTCCGAACATAATGAACACAGTACAATTTTTGTGGAAAACGAAAAGATCAGCTGTGTTATGTGCCAAATCGTAGGCCCCATCGTGCGCCGAGTCGTCTATTGGCTGAAGGAAGAGCAGTTGGTGGACAAGGGCGAAGTCATCGGAATGATGAAGTTTGGCTCGCGTCTTGATACGTATTTGCCGGCAGATAAAGTTAATGTCTGCGTGAAAGCCGGTGAAAAAGTGCAGGCGGGGCTAACCGTTATCGCACAGATGAAGAAGTGA